Proteins encoded together in one Janthinobacterium tructae window:
- a CDS encoding TonB-dependent receptor: protein MSPTPLFQPAAFSPPRLGLALASALLSLPVLAQDNAAPAPLQRVEITGSNIRRAQAETASAVQTLNAADIEKSGKASVAELLQTLAVDNQGSVPTSFSGGFAAGASGISLRGLGTASTLVLLNGRRVAPYGLADDGQKVFADLNIIPLEAVERVEILKDGASAIYGSDAIAGVVNVILRRDYQGTAVKGNYGKTKDWDGREARASITHGFGDIDNDRYNVLLNLEYSEKGAISNRDRAGRGAVGRSDLRDLGFSAQETLSGAGAITDNNAAGSAVNGNVRNPDTFDYYNRGNLGGVGFTRTFPGAACGNFTNHPQGDPGGGCLTDAAQQYGQIQPRQKNINFFGRGAWQLTPALQAYAELNVYHSESSSVTTPSTISGSVGFPGGPVSNAAVALGAGHPDNPYFGRAARLRYLAADVGPRTSEVDSTFTRFVAGIKGSVAGWDIDSALLYSQNKVANERGGFLQRDVAFALLNPSDANVAAARLNPAYAALPAGSVWRIAENAGLNSPALYAALSPRISNDAKTHIAQIDFKASREMGKLDGGSLGLAVGAEFRHESTELQPTAGTERGNIICLGYSAYKGSRNASALYAEVLAPVLKSVELSGALRADHFTDVGNSYTPKVGVKWTPLRELALRGTFAKGFRAPGAAENGVGGLAAFSTASDPLRCALGVTLACDPASIAVITAPNPKLSPERSRSYSVGAVWDPLPRTSLSVDLWQIRRKNEINQEQTDTAIAQGHVARDPSTASDKPGDPGAITAVLASYVNSAQTTVRGIDIDARQRFNLGGDHGNLVFDLKWTHLYKWLRTEQDGTQRDFAGTHGNCDVSNCMGTPGDRVNLSATWERQNWRVSTNVNYRAPLDNISFKNDPDGCATHFADGTDAPRGCRIASFTTVDLTARWLATPKLEVFATVQNLFDKIAPLDPLTYGATGYNPLDYAGAAGRFFSAGLKYKF from the coding sequence ATGAGCCCTACCCCCTTGTTTCAGCCCGCTGCCTTTTCGCCACCACGCCTGGGCCTGGCACTGGCCAGTGCACTGCTGAGTCTACCCGTCCTGGCACAAGACAATGCTGCACCTGCGCCCCTGCAGCGCGTGGAAATCACCGGCTCGAACATCCGCCGCGCCCAGGCTGAAACAGCCTCGGCCGTACAAACCCTGAATGCGGCCGATATCGAGAAATCGGGCAAGGCCAGCGTGGCCGAACTGCTGCAAACCCTGGCCGTCGACAACCAGGGCTCGGTCCCTACCAGTTTCAGCGGCGGCTTTGCCGCCGGCGCGTCGGGCATCTCGCTGCGCGGCCTGGGCACGGCGTCGACCCTGGTCTTGCTGAACGGGCGCCGCGTGGCGCCCTACGGCCTGGCAGACGACGGCCAGAAGGTATTTGCCGACCTGAACATCATCCCCCTGGAAGCGGTGGAGCGCGTGGAAATTCTCAAGGATGGCGCCTCGGCCATCTACGGCTCGGACGCCATCGCCGGCGTCGTCAACGTGATCCTGCGGCGCGATTACCAGGGCACGGCCGTGAAGGGCAATTACGGCAAGACGAAAGACTGGGACGGGCGCGAGGCGCGCGCATCCATCACGCACGGCTTCGGCGATATCGACAACGACCGCTACAATGTGCTGCTGAACCTGGAATACAGCGAAAAAGGGGCGATCTCGAACCGCGACCGGGCCGGACGGGGCGCCGTCGGCCGCAGCGACTTGCGCGACCTGGGCTTCAGCGCGCAGGAAACCCTCAGCGGCGCCGGCGCCATCACCGACAACAATGCGGCGGGCAGCGCCGTCAACGGCAACGTGCGCAATCCCGACACCTTCGACTACTATAACCGCGGCAACCTGGGCGGCGTGGGCTTTACGCGCACCTTCCCCGGCGCCGCCTGCGGCAACTTCACAAACCACCCGCAGGGCGATCCAGGCGGCGGCTGCCTGACCGATGCCGCGCAGCAATATGGCCAGATCCAGCCCAGGCAAAAGAACATCAATTTCTTTGGCCGTGGCGCCTGGCAACTGACGCCAGCGCTGCAAGCGTATGCCGAACTGAACGTGTATCACAGCGAATCGAGTTCCGTCACCACGCCGTCGACCATCAGCGGCTCGGTGGGTTTTCCGGGCGGCCCCGTCAGCAATGCGGCTGTGGCGCTGGGCGCCGGCCATCCTGACAATCCCTACTTCGGCCGCGCTGCACGACTGCGTTACCTGGCCGCCGACGTGGGTCCGCGCACCTCGGAAGTCGATTCCACCTTCACGCGCTTCGTCGCCGGCATCAAGGGCAGCGTGGCGGGCTGGGACATCGACAGCGCCCTGCTGTACTCGCAAAACAAGGTCGCGAACGAGCGCGGCGGCTTCCTGCAGCGCGACGTGGCCTTCGCCCTGCTCAACCCCAGCGACGCCAATGTGGCTGCGGCCCGCCTGAACCCTGCCTATGCGGCCCTGCCCGCCGGCAGCGTATGGCGCATCGCGGAAAACGCGGGTCTCAATTCGCCCGCACTGTACGCGGCCCTGTCGCCGCGCATCTCGAACGACGCCAAAACGCATATCGCGCAGATCGACTTCAAGGCCAGCCGCGAAATGGGCAAGCTCGACGGCGGTAGCCTGGGCCTGGCCGTGGGCGCCGAATTCCGCCACGAGTCGACGGAACTGCAGCCCACCGCAGGCACGGAACGGGGCAATATCATCTGCCTCGGCTATTCCGCCTACAAGGGCAGCCGCAACGCTTCGGCCCTGTATGCCGAAGTGCTGGCGCCCGTGCTGAAAAGCGTGGAGCTGTCGGGCGCCCTGCGCGCCGACCACTTCACTGACGTGGGCAATTCCTATACGCCGAAAGTGGGTGTGAAATGGACGCCGCTGCGTGAACTGGCCCTGCGCGGCACCTTCGCCAAGGGTTTCCGCGCACCCGGCGCGGCGGAAAACGGCGTTGGCGGCCTGGCTGCGTTTTCCACCGCCAGCGACCCGCTGCGCTGCGCGCTCGGCGTGACCCTGGCCTGCGACCCGGCATCGATCGCCGTCATCACCGCGCCCAATCCCAAGCTGTCGCCCGAGCGTTCGCGCAGCTATTCCGTGGGCGCCGTGTGGGACCCGCTGCCGCGCACCAGCCTCTCGGTCGATCTGTGGCAAATCCGCCGCAAGAATGAGATCAACCAGGAACAGACGGACACAGCGATTGCGCAGGGCCACGTGGCACGCGACCCGTCCACGGCCAGCGACAAGCCCGGCGATCCGGGTGCCATCACGGCCGTGCTGGCCAGCTATGTCAATTCCGCGCAAACGACGGTGCGCGGCATCGATATCGACGCGCGCCAGCGCTTCAACCTGGGCGGCGACCATGGCAACCTGGTGTTCGACCTGAAGTGGACGCATCTGTACAAATGGCTGCGCACGGAGCAGGACGGCACGCAGCGCGATTTCGCCGGCACGCACGGCAATTGCGATGTTTCCAACTGCATGGGCACGCCCGGTGACAGGGTCAACCTGAGCGCCACCTGGGAGCGTCAGAACTGGCGCGTCTCGACCAATGTCAACTACCGCGCGCCGCTCGACAATATCAGCTTCAAGAACGATCCGGACGGCTGCGCCACGCATTTCGCCGACGGCACCGATGCGCCGCGCGGCTGCCGCATCGCCTCGTTCACGACGGTGGACCTGACGGCCCGCTGGCTGGCCACACCCAAGCTGGAAGTGTTTGCAACGGTGCAAAACCTGTTCGACAAGATCGCCCCGCTCGATCCGCTCACGTATGGCGCCACGGGCTACAACCCGCTCGACTATGCGGGTGCGGCGGGACGTTTCTTCAGTGCCGGGCTGAAGTACAAATTCTGA
- the aroG gene encoding 3-deoxy-7-phosphoheptulonate synthase AroG, with product MPRTDDLRIREMKELTPPSHLIREFACSEQAEQTAASARIALHRILHGQDDRLMVVIGPCSIHDTKAAMEYARLLVKERARFSGELEIVMRVYFEKPRTTVGWKGLINDPYMDNSFRINDGLHMARELLRDINELGLPAGTEFLDVISPQYIADLISWGAIGARTTESQVHRELASGLSCPVGFKNGTDGNVKIAVEAIKAASQPHHFLSVTKGGHSAIVSTNGNEDCHIILRGGKTPNYDAASVDEACKAIAAQGLAARLMIDASHANSSKKPENQIPVCADIASQVAGGDSRIVGVMVESHLVAGRQDLIPGKELIYGQSVTDGCIDWSASVAVLENLAAAVKLRRLQGDAE from the coding sequence ATGCCCCGCACCGATGATTTGCGAATTCGCGAAATGAAGGAATTGACCCCGCCGTCCCACCTGATCCGCGAATTCGCCTGCTCGGAGCAAGCCGAACAGACCGCTGCCAGCGCCCGTATCGCCCTGCACCGCATTCTGCACGGCCAGGATGACCGCCTGATGGTGGTGATCGGGCCGTGCTCCATCCACGATACCAAGGCGGCGATGGAATATGCGCGCCTGCTGGTCAAGGAGCGTGCGCGTTTCTCTGGCGAACTGGAAATCGTCATGCGCGTCTATTTCGAAAAGCCGCGCACCACGGTGGGCTGGAAGGGGCTGATCAACGACCCGTACATGGACAACAGCTTCCGCATTAACGACGGCTTGCACATGGCGCGCGAATTGTTGCGTGATATCAATGAGCTGGGTTTGCCGGCTGGCACGGAGTTCCTCGACGTCATCAGCCCGCAATACATCGCCGACCTGATCAGTTGGGGTGCCATTGGCGCACGCACCACGGAGTCGCAGGTGCACCGCGAGCTGGCCTCGGGACTGTCGTGCCCGGTCGGCTTCAAGAATGGCACGGACGGCAATGTGAAAATCGCCGTGGAAGCCATCAAGGCCGCCTCGCAGCCGCACCATTTCCTTTCCGTCACGAAGGGCGGCCACTCGGCCATCGTCTCGACCAACGGCAATGAGGATTGCCACATCATCTTGCGCGGCGGCAAGACGCCCAACTATGACGCGGCCAGCGTGGACGAGGCCTGCAAGGCCATCGCGGCGCAAGGCCTGGCGGCGCGCCTGATGATCGACGCCTCGCATGCGAACAGCTCGAAAAAACCGGAAAACCAGATCCCCGTGTGTGCCGACATCGCCAGCCAGGTGGCCGGCGGCGACAGCCGCATCGTCGGCGTGATGGTGGAATCGCACCTGGTGGCCGGGCGCCAGGATTTGATCCCGGGCAAGGAATTGATCTATGGCCAATCCGTCACCGATGGCTGCATCGACTGGAGCGCCAGTGTGGCCGTGCTGGAAAACCTGGCGGCGGCCGTCAAGCTGCGCCGCCTGCAGGGCGACGCGGAATAA
- a CDS encoding carbon-nitrogen hydrolase family protein, whose amino-acid sequence MMHTVAAVQMISSPSVADNLATARRLVAQAAAAGAQLVVLPEYWAIMGQQETDKLAHAEQPGSGPIQDGMAQMARQHGIWLIGGTLPLISGEEGKVLNTTLVYDPQGEPAGRYDKIHLFGFTRGTESYNESRTIVPGAQVRAIETPFGRVGLSICYDLRFPELYRAMGDCALIVVPAAFTHTTGSAHWEVLLRARAIENQCYVLASAQGGLHPNGRRTWGHSMLIDPWGEVKAVLPEGEGVVSGEIDLVFLAGVRESLPALAHRTM is encoded by the coding sequence ATGATGCATACAGTCGCAGCAGTACAAATGATTTCCTCGCCGTCCGTGGCAGACAACCTGGCCACGGCGCGACGCCTGGTGGCACAGGCCGCCGCCGCTGGCGCGCAGCTGGTGGTGTTGCCCGAATACTGGGCCATCATGGGCCAGCAGGAAACGGACAAGCTGGCCCATGCGGAACAGCCCGGTAGCGGACCGATCCAGGATGGCATGGCGCAGATGGCGCGTCAGCACGGCATCTGGCTGATCGGCGGCACCTTGCCCCTGATCTCCGGCGAGGAGGGCAAGGTCTTGAACACCACGCTGGTGTACGACCCGCAAGGCGAGCCGGCCGGCCGCTACGACAAGATCCACCTGTTCGGTTTTACGCGCGGCACCGAGTCGTACAATGAATCGCGCACCATCGTGCCTGGTGCGCAAGTGCGCGCCATCGAGACGCCGTTTGGCCGGGTCGGACTGTCCATCTGCTATGACTTGCGCTTTCCCGAGCTGTACCGCGCCATGGGCGATTGCGCGCTGATCGTCGTGCCGGCCGCATTTACCCATACGACGGGCAGCGCCCACTGGGAAGTGCTGTTGCGCGCGCGCGCCATCGAAAACCAGTGCTATGTGCTGGCCTCGGCGCAGGGCGGCTTGCATCCGAACGGCCGGCGCACATGGGGCCACAGCATGCTGATCGACCCTTGGGGCGAAGTGAAAGCCGTGTTGCCCGAAGGCGAGGGTGTGGTCAGCGGCGAAATCGACCTGGTGTTTTTGGCCGGCGTGCGCGAATCCTTGCCAGCGCTGGCGCACCGGACGATGTGA
- the tldD gene encoding metalloprotease TldD, with translation MKPFEPNLSSLAVARDILLTPFGLDEDKLLKALGTMFTHKVDYADLYFQSTRSEGWSLEEGIVKTGSFSIDQGVGVRAVSGDKTAFAYSDDISERALLEAAAATRTIARAGAGRVKIAGQMQPQGGRSLYLPNDPLASLDATAKVQLLERVEKMARAKDPRVVQVMAGLAGEYDVVLVLRSDGVLAADIRPLVRVSLTVIAEQNGRRETGSAGGGGRYSYDYFSDAVLEQYAADAVNSALVNLEARPAPAGPMTIVLGPGWPGILLHEAIGHGLEGDFNRKGSSAFSGCIGERVAAKGVTVVDDGTLAGRRGSLNIDDEGNPTQCTTLIEDGILKGYIQDTMNARLMKMPVTGNARRESFAHLPMPRMTNTYMLGGDMDPGEILASVKNGLYAVNFGGGQVDITNGKFVFSASEAYMIENGKLSYPVKGATLIGNGPDVLNRVCMIGNDMRLDSGVGVCGKEGQSVPVGVGQPTLRLDGITVGGTA, from the coding sequence ATGAAGCCATTTGAACCCAATCTGTCCAGCCTGGCCGTGGCGCGCGACATCCTGCTCACGCCGTTCGGCCTGGACGAAGACAAGCTGCTCAAAGCCCTGGGCACGATGTTTACGCACAAGGTCGACTATGCCGACCTGTATTTCCAGTCGACCAGGAGCGAAGGCTGGAGCCTGGAAGAGGGCATCGTCAAGACGGGCAGTTTTTCCATCGACCAGGGTGTGGGCGTGCGCGCCGTGTCCGGCGACAAGACGGCCTTTGCGTATTCCGACGATATTTCCGAGCGGGCCTTGCTGGAAGCGGCAGCAGCCACGCGCACCATCGCGCGCGCGGGCGCCGGCAGAGTCAAGATCGCGGGCCAGATGCAGCCGCAAGGCGGGCGTTCGCTGTACCTGCCCAATGATCCGCTCGCCTCGCTGGATGCCACGGCCAAGGTGCAACTGCTCGAGCGTGTGGAAAAGATGGCGCGGGCGAAAGACCCCAGAGTCGTGCAGGTGATGGCGGGCCTGGCCGGCGAGTACGACGTGGTGCTGGTGCTGCGCAGCGACGGCGTGCTGGCGGCCGACATCCGCCCGCTGGTGCGCGTCTCGCTGACCGTGATCGCGGAACAGAATGGCCGCCGCGAAACGGGCTCGGCTGGTGGCGGCGGGCGTTACAGCTATGACTATTTCAGTGATGCCGTGCTGGAACAATATGCGGCAGACGCCGTCAACTCGGCCCTGGTGAATCTGGAAGCGCGCCCCGCGCCCGCCGGCCCCATGACCATCGTGCTGGGACCGGGCTGGCCCGGCATCCTGTTGCACGAGGCGATCGGCCATGGCCTGGAAGGCGATTTCAACCGCAAGGGTTCGTCCGCGTTTTCCGGATGCATCGGCGAGCGCGTGGCGGCCAAGGGCGTCACGGTGGTCGACGACGGCACCCTGGCCGGCCGGCGCGGCTCCCTGAATATCGACGACGAGGGCAACCCGACGCAGTGCACGACCCTGATCGAGGATGGCATCCTGAAGGGTTACATCCAGGACACGATGAATGCGCGCCTGATGAAGATGCCCGTGACGGGCAATGCGCGCCGCGAATCGTTCGCCCACCTGCCCATGCCGCGCATGACGAACACGTATATGCTGGGCGGCGACATGGACCCCGGTGAAATCCTCGCTTCCGTGAAAAATGGTTTGTATGCCGTCAACTTTGGCGGCGGTCAGGTCGACATTACCAACGGCAAGTTTGTCTTCTCGGCCAGCGAAGCGTACATGATCGAAAATGGCAAGCTCAGCTATCCGGTCAAAGGGGCGACCCTGATCGGTAATGGTCCGGACGTGCTCAACCGCGTCTGCATGATCGGCAACGACATGCGCCTCGATTCGGGCGTGGGCGTGTGCGGCAAGGAGGGGCAGAGCGTGCCCGTGGGCGTGGGGCAGCCAACCCTGCGCCTCGATGGCATTACCGTCGGCGGCACAGCCTGA
- a CDS encoding YhdP family protein: MQKPPEASVTEHVPLALRWQRLRAAYRMANLATHHVLGFTIKLVLLAYFAFAVLFLFLRYAILPNIDYYKGDIERAASRALGNPVSIARIYASWHGVRPNLFLGDVSLRDKTGRQALSLPSVSATVSWWSVLGSVRFDTLEITRPDLDVRRSKDGKLYVAGVLVDSKQGSDGKGADWLLSQHEIIIRDGKVRWTDEARGTPELALSQVNLLLRNHWRSHRLGLQATPPASLAAPIDVRAHFSHPPFSTRISDVSMWKGELYADLKNADLAAWRRYLDYPFELSQGKGALRAWLSLDHARLAGFTADVGLTEVQAQLGEHIAPLDLLSVSGRISAKEELSAQVPDGKPTFGANGHQVELTNFAVETRDGLSLPPTTLSERFVAATKRKPARTEITAKSLDLHTLAALADKLPLGEQQRQRLDALAPRGRLQDFSAQWEGDMATPASYRLRGKLIDLGLNAQPARLAVAKTATSPAQAAAPAIPGFDHLTGSIDANDKGGSIAIDAQDLVLQFPTYLSEPALPFEQFAMQARWTFEAGNMLQVGLDKLDFDQQGLRVALQGTHRMPLDGKNLGQVDLTGTIDNFHINTIGRYLPLQTPEHLRHWLTGALEGGVARDVSLRLRGELEHFPFKGDTPAQRNRGDFRVAGKLENGILNYAPGELAENGPLAGKAPLWPQAEKIKGSFIFERARMEIRGDTATTGGVALTNVKAVIPDLTVFDTLLDIEGNAAGPMQEFLKYVAASPVLGWIEHFTDETTATGNARLALKLHLPIERMLEATVQGSLQLAGNDVVLFHDMPPVLGTQGKIEFNEKGVNLNGLNGSLLGGPLAISGGTQADNSIQVKIAGNMTIDGLRKTYPAPVLQRLAKHLNGGARYSGLITARDHQVVVNVESPLTGLGLDFPAPLKKPAGDSLPVKFTLTGNAANGAGLRTDDIRIALGSGIAARYQRQKQGKDAWRLVRGGIGVNVPAPEPDSGMMLNVNMKTLDVDSWIAVGGEIAGNATAPADAGGNADDAPDIAQYVVPDMMAARASELMLGERKLENVVVGATHQKDVWQANIDAKQVSGYVTWLETPSGLGKMTARLSSLIIPESAANDVKSLLEGKSGAQSIPSLDIIAEQFELFNKKIGRLELQAYNTMAAGGREWRVGKLQLSNPDGALSGNGKWVIKDGQSTTSLRFGLDIVDAGKLLDRFGFADTVRRGKGRLSGDIAWNGLPYSLDIPTLSGQIEMNVESGQFLKQDPGAAKLLGVLSLQALPRLLKLDFHDVFSEGLAFDGITANASIKRGVVSTDNLKMHGVAATVLMDGKADIANETTNLHVVVIPEFNLGTGPLVYALAVNPVIGLGSFLAQLFLRAPVMKALTYHMQIAGPWKSPVVTKLDGGKLEPVAVPAAAAVEAVAK, translated from the coding sequence ATGCAAAAACCGCCAGAAGCAAGCGTGACAGAACATGTGCCATTGGCCTTGCGCTGGCAGCGGCTGCGTGCCGCCTATCGCATGGCCAATCTGGCCACCCACCATGTGTTGGGTTTTACCATCAAACTGGTGCTGCTGGCGTATTTCGCCTTCGCCGTGCTGTTTTTGTTCCTGCGCTACGCCATCCTGCCGAATATCGATTACTACAAGGGCGATATCGAGCGGGCGGCCAGCCGCGCGCTGGGCAACCCTGTCAGTATCGCGCGTATTTATGCCTCCTGGCATGGCGTGCGGCCGAATCTCTTCCTCGGCGACGTGAGCCTGCGCGACAAGACGGGCCGCCAGGCGCTGAGCCTGCCGAGCGTTTCGGCCACCGTGTCATGGTGGAGCGTGCTCGGTTCCGTGCGCTTCGATACGCTGGAAATCACGCGGCCTGACCTGGACGTACGGCGCAGCAAGGATGGCAAGCTGTATGTGGCAGGCGTGCTGGTCGACAGCAAGCAAGGCAGCGACGGCAAGGGTGCCGACTGGCTGCTGTCGCAGCATGAGATCATCATTCGCGACGGCAAGGTGCGCTGGACCGACGAAGCGCGTGGCACGCCGGAGCTGGCTTTAAGCCAGGTTAACTTGCTGCTGCGCAACCACTGGCGCAGCCACCGGCTGGGCTTGCAGGCCACCCCGCCTGCCAGTCTGGCCGCGCCCATCGATGTGCGCGCGCACTTCAGCCATCCCCCTTTCAGCACGCGCATCTCGGATGTGTCGATGTGGAAGGGCGAGTTGTACGCCGACCTGAAAAACGCCGACCTGGCCGCCTGGCGCCGCTATCTCGACTACCCGTTTGAATTAAGCCAGGGCAAGGGCGCCCTGCGCGCCTGGCTGAGCCTGGATCACGCGCGCCTGGCCGGCTTCACGGCCGATGTGGGTCTGACGGAGGTGCAGGCGCAACTGGGCGAGCATATCGCCCCGCTCGACTTGCTGTCGGTCAGCGGGCGCATTTCGGCAAAGGAAGAGCTGTCGGCGCAGGTGCCGGACGGCAAACCCACCTTCGGCGCGAATGGGCACCAGGTCGAGCTGACGAATTTCGCGGTGGAAACGCGCGATGGCCTCAGCCTGCCGCCCACGACCCTGTCCGAACGCTTTGTCGCCGCCACCAAGCGCAAGCCGGCGCGCACGGAAATCACGGCCAAGTCGCTCGATTTGCACACCCTGGCCGCGCTGGCCGACAAGCTGCCGCTGGGCGAGCAGCAGCGCCAGCGTCTCGATGCCCTGGCGCCGCGCGGGCGTTTGCAGGATTTTTCAGCGCAATGGGAAGGCGACATGGCCACGCCCGCCAGCTACCGTTTGCGCGGCAAGCTCATCGATCTGGGCCTGAATGCGCAGCCGGCGCGCCTGGCCGTGGCGAAGACGGCGACCAGCCCTGCACAGGCGGCTGCACCGGCCATTCCCGGCTTCGACCACCTGACCGGCAGCATCGACGCCAATGACAAGGGCGGCAGCATTGCCATCGATGCGCAGGATTTGGTGTTGCAGTTCCCCACCTACCTGAGCGAGCCGGCCTTGCCGTTCGAACAATTCGCCATGCAGGCGCGCTGGACCTTTGAAGCGGGCAATATGCTGCAAGTCGGGCTGGACAAGCTGGACTTCGATCAGCAAGGCTTGCGCGTCGCCTTGCAGGGCACGCACCGCATGCCGCTCGACGGCAAGAACCTGGGCCAGGTCGATTTGACGGGCACGATCGACAATTTCCATATCAACACCATCGGCCGCTATCTGCCGCTGCAAACGCCCGAGCACCTGCGCCACTGGCTGACGGGCGCGCTGGAAGGCGGCGTGGCGCGCGATGTCAGCCTGCGCCTGCGCGGCGAACTCGAGCATTTCCCCTTCAAGGGGGATACGCCCGCCCAGCGCAATCGCGGCGACTTTCGCGTGGCCGGCAAGCTCGAGAACGGCATCCTCAATTATGCACCGGGCGAATTGGCGGAAAACGGACCGCTGGCGGGCAAGGCGCCGTTGTGGCCGCAGGCGGAAAAAATCAAGGGCAGCTTTATTTTCGAGCGGGCGCGCATGGAAATCCGCGGCGACACGGCCACCACGGGCGGCGTGGCTCTGACGAATGTCAAAGCCGTAATTCCCGACCTGACCGTGTTCGACACCTTGCTCGATATCGAGGGCAATGCCGCCGGCCCGATGCAGGAATTCCTCAAGTACGTGGCGGCCAGTCCCGTGCTGGGCTGGATCGAGCATTTCACGGACGAAACGACGGCGACGGGCAACGCCAGGCTGGCCCTCAAATTGCACTTGCCGATCGAGCGCATGCTCGAGGCGACCGTGCAGGGCAGCTTGCAGCTGGCGGGCAACGACGTGGTGCTGTTCCACGACATGCCGCCCGTGCTGGGCACGCAGGGCAAGATCGAATTTAACGAGAAGGGCGTCAACCTGAATGGCTTGAACGGCAGCCTGCTGGGCGGGCCGCTGGCCATCTCGGGCGGCACGCAGGCGGACAATTCCATCCAGGTGAAAATTGCCGGCAACATGACCATCGACGGCTTGCGCAAGACGTATCCGGCGCCCGTGTTGCAGCGGCTGGCGAAGCATTTGAATGGCGGCGCGCGCTACAGCGGCTTGATCACGGCGCGCGACCACCAGGTGGTGGTCAATGTCGAGTCGCCGCTGACGGGCCTGGGCCTGGATTTCCCCGCGCCCCTGAAAAAGCCTGCCGGCGACAGCCTGCCCGTGAAATTCACCTTGACGGGCAATGCGGCGAACGGCGCCGGCCTGCGCACGGACGATATCCGCATCGCGCTGGGCTCTGGCATCGCCGCCCGCTACCAGCGCCAGAAGCAGGGCAAGGATGCCTGGCGCCTGGTGCGCGGCGGCATCGGCGTGAACGTGCCGGCGCCGGAACCGGACAGCGGCATGATGCTCAACGTGAATATGAAAACCCTGGACGTGGACAGCTGGATCGCCGTCGGCGGTGAAATCGCCGGCAACGCCACGGCGCCAGCCGATGCCGGTGGCAACGCCGACGACGCACCCGATATCGCGCAATATGTGGTGCCGGACATGATGGCGGCGCGCGCCAGCGAACTGATGCTGGGCGAGCGCAAGCTGGAAAACGTGGTGGTGGGCGCCACGCATCAAAAGGATGTGTGGCAAGCCAATATTGACGCGAAACAAGTGTCGGGCTATGTGACGTGGCTGGAAACGCCGTCCGGCCTGGGCAAGATGACGGCGCGCCTGTCGTCGCTGATCATTCCGGAATCGGCCGCCAACGATGTGAAGAGTTTACTGGAAGGCAAGAGCGGTGCCCAGTCGATTCCGTCGCTCGATATCATCGCCGAGCAATTTGAACTGTTCAACAAGAAGATCGGCCGGCTGGAGTTGCAGGCCTATAACACCATGGCGGCGGGCGGGCGCGAGTGGCGCGTGGGCAAGCTGCAATTGTCGAATCCCGATGGTGCGCTGAGCGGCAATGGCAAATGGGTCATCAAGGATGGTCAAAGCACGACCAGCCTGCGTTTCGGCCTCGATATCGTCGATGCGGGCAAGTTGCTCGACCGCTTCGGCTTTGCCGATACGGTGCGTCGCGGCAAGGGGCGCCTGAGCGGCGACATCGCCTGGAACGGCTTGCCGTATTCGCTCGACATTCCCACCCTGTCGGGGCAGATCGAGATGAATGTGGAGTCGGGCCAGTTCCTCAAGCAGGATCCGGGCGCGGCCAAGCTGTTGGGCGTGCTCAGCCTGCAAGCCTTGCCCCGTTTGCTGAAACTCGATTTCCACGATGTGTTTTCCGAAGGCCTGGCCTTCGACGGCATCACGGCCAACGCCAGCATCAAGCGCGGCGTGGTGAGCACCGACAACCTCAAGATGCACGGCGTGGCGGCCACCGTACTGATGGATGGCAAGGCCGATATCGCCAATGAAACGACGAATTTGCACGTGGTGGTGATCCCCGAATTTAACCTGGGCACGGGGCCGCTCGTGTATGCGCTGGCCGTCAACCCCGTCATCGGCCTGGGTAGTTTCCTGGCGCAATTGTTCCTGCGTGCCCCCGTGATGAAGGCGCTCACCTATCACATGCAGATTGCCGGACCGTGGAAGTCGCCCGTCGTGACCAAGCTCGATGGTGGTAAATTGGAGCCTGTCGCCGTGCCTGCCGCCGCGGCCGTGGAGGCGGTGGCGAAATAG